The Brassica napus cultivar Da-Ae chromosome C1, Da-Ae, whole genome shotgun sequence DNA segment CAGTCCTTTGGTTGTTCTGACTGAAgtgtctgattttttttcttcttgtttttgacctacaaaataaatatgaaaagaaataaaatagacTATAGAAAACAAGGTACACACTAACCAGTGGATTggctcccaccaagcgcttggttaaAGTTATTAGCTTGACTTGGATCAGCCGATCAGGCTGATGGGGGATCGCTTAGGGGAATTTTTTCGCCCTCGGTGATAGTGGAGGCAGCAAGGTAATGCTTTAACCGCTGCCCGTTCACTACGAACTCGTCTCCTTTTCTGTCCAGTAACACAACAGCTCCATAGGGTCGAACTTCCTTAACAGTGAAGGGTCCGGACCATCTAGACTTCAGCTTGCCTGGGAACAACCTCAACCTTGAATTgaaaagcaagaccttatcattTGGTTCGAAATGTCTGGCAATGATGCGCTTGTCATGGTAGGCCTTGGTCTTCTCCTTGTAAATTTTGGAGCTTTCATAGGCGAGGTGCCTTATCTCTTCCAGCTCATGGATTTGGATCATGCATCGCTCGGTTGCTGGCTTGATGTCGAGGCACTCCAAACCTCCGAAAGATGATGGAGCTGAACATCTTAGTCGCCACTTTTGCATCATTAGTAGGGCTTGCTATCACTTCTACCCACTTAGATACATAGTCAACGGCGACGAGGATGTACTCGTTCTTGAAGGACGAAGGAAATGGTCCAATGAAATCAACTCTCCAACAGTCGAACACCTCAACCTCTAGAATGtaattctgaggcatctcattcctcttgctGATGTTCCCAAGTTGTTGGCATGCATCGCACCTGGCTATGTAGGCTTGAGCATCCCTGAACATAGTTGGCCACCAGAAACCTGCTTGAAGGATTTTGGAAACCGTTTTGAATGTAGCGAAGTGGCCTGCGTAAGATGAACCATGGCAGTGATGTAGGATTCTTGGAATATCTGCCTCTGGAACACACCTTCTGAACAAGCCATCCTTGCCATGTCTGTACAAAAACGGTTTATCCCAAACATAACGCCTCGCCTCCCTTAAAAATTTCCTCTTGTCGTTTCCAGTGAACTTAAGGGGTTGCTTTTCAACAGCAAGAAAATTCGCAATCTCAGCAAACCACGGGAGGTGAGAGTACTGCTTTTGGATCACGGCGACTGGATGTTCCGTGACGTGATAACAATCGAATCTCCTTCCCAGAGGCTGTTCCGCGATGCTAGAGCAGTCAGATGTGATTCGCAGAGGTTGTTCCGCGAAATGCAAACCATTCGCATTGACGTGTTCCACTGGGTGTTCTTCATCAAGAGTTGTGTCGTCATCAATCTTCATTCTGGACAGATGGTCTGCAACCCCATTCGCGACTCCTCTCTTATCCTTTATCTCAAGATCGAATTCTTGGAGGAGAAGAATCCACCTTAACAACCTCGGTTTCGCATCTTTCTTTGTAAGCAGATACTTAAGAGCAGCATGGTCAGTGTGCACAATCACCTTAGATCCCACCAGGTAGAATCTGAACTTCTCGAATGCAAAAACAATAGCCAGGAGTTCTTTCTTTGTTGTAGCGTATCTGCACTGAGCTTCATCCATAGTTTAGCTCGCGTAATAGATCACATGAAGTTTCTTATCCTTGCGCTGCCCAAGTACTGCTCCAACTGCAAAGTCGCTTGCATCAGTCATGATTTCGAAGGGGAGATCCCAGTCTGGCGGTTGCACAACAGGTGCGCTGACTAGAGCTCCTTTGATGGTGTGGAACGCAGCAAGACACTCACTGTCGAAATCGAACTTGATCTCCGTGCAGAGCAGTCTGGTGAGTGGCCTCGTTATCCTTGAGAAGTCCTGGATAAACCGTCTGTAAAACCCATCGTGACCCAAGAAACTTCTGATAGCTTTCACATTTGTTGGTGGTTGCAAACTCATCATCACCTCGATCTTTGCCTTATCCACCTTAATTTCTTTCTCAGAGATCTTGTGCCCTAGAACAATCCCATCTGTGACCATGAAGTGGCACTTCTCCGAGTTGAGCACGAGATGTTTCTCCTCACACCTTTTTAGtaccctgcacaagtttgaTAAACAGACATTAAAGAAGCTTCCATAGACgctgaaatcgtccatgaaaacTTCCATAATGTCTTCGATCAGGTCagtaaagattgacatcatgcaacgCTAAAATGTTGCTGGCGCATTACCAGGCCGAATGGCATTCTCCTGTAAGCGTACGTTCCGTAGGGGCAGGTGAACGTCGTCTTCTCCTGATCGTCTGGATGGATAGGgatctgaaagaaacctgaataaccatctaaaaagcagtaatatgggtcgttagccaatctctcaagaatttgatcaataaaagggaGTGGGAAGTGATCATTTCTAGTTGCTGCATTTAAATTCCTGAAATCAATGCACATGCGATGTCCTGTCACTGTCCTAGTAGGGatcaattcattcttttcatttgtgataACAGTGATCCCACCTTTCTTAGGTACTACATAAACAGGGCTGACCCATTTACTATCAGATACGGCATAGATTATACCTGCTTCAAGAAGTTTCATAATCTCTTTCTTAACGACATCTTTTAGATTTGAGTTTAACCTCCTCTGATGTTCGACATAAGTAattgattcatcttctaggtgtattctatgcatgcataaatcagGTGAAATGCCAGGTATGTCAGCTAGCGAATATCCTAATGCCTTACGATATTTCCTAAGCTCACACAAAAGCAATGCAGTTTCCACAGTATGTCAGCTAGCGAATATCCTAATGCCTTACGATATTTCCTAAGCTCACACAAAAGCAATGCAGTTTCCACATTATTTAGCTCAGCATTGACAACgacaggatatgtggaattcggaCCTAAGAAAGCATATCTGAGCCCCTTGGGAAGGGGTTTTAGCTCAACCTTGGGAGGTTTAAGCTCGCTCCAGGGATCCTCTGGTTGGTTCGACAGAACAAGCGAGTTCGGTGTAGGGGTCGCTCTAGATGGAGTGGTTTCGACCCTGTTGCTTGGCTCCTCTAGACTTAGACTTGCTACCATTCTTCTCATACTTCTTGCGGAATCAAGCATCTTGGCATACCCATATGCATCAATGTTTACGACACTCTGCTCGGCCTCAGCTCTTACTAGTGCAAGCTCTAGTGGGTCTTTTATAAGAATCTCCTCGATCATTCCTTCGCGAGGTTGCAGCGGGTCAATCCCTTCATCAACCTCAAAGGTCTGCCCATCTAACATCGCCTTTTTTGGTAGTTCATCCATCTCGAATTGCATGACTATGTCCCCAAGATTCAGATCAATCTTCCCTTGTCGCACATCAATGATGGCTCCAAAAGTACATAGGAATGGTCTTCCCAAGATGAGAGGATCCTTAAACTcttcttccagctccagaacAACGAAGTCTGCTGGAACAGAGGTGTTTCCGACTTTTACTTGGAGATCCTCTAGTATACCAACTGGGGATTTGACTGATCTATCCGCGAACACTAAGGACATCTTAGTTGGTTTGAAATGCGTGTATCCTAGACGTCGTGCTACAGAGTAAGGCATGAGGTTCACGCTGGATCCAAGATCAACCAAGGAGCACGCAAAACTGTCTTCCCAATCTGAATAGAGTGGACGAACTTGCCGGGGTCTCCTTGCTTCTTTATCTGCCTGTTCTGAAGCACTGCGCTACACTCCTTGGAAACTGTCATGAATTCGCTCTCCTCTGATATTTTTCCTGAGATCAATCCCATCGTAAAGCTGCACATGGAGGGCATCATCTGGATTGCATCCATCAAGGGGAGTTGGACGGTTAGGTCCTCTAGCATCTTCCTGCACTTCATCTCCTCTCTGTCCTTACGAGTGGCCTTTGTTGGAACAGGGTAAAAGACTTTAAAAATGTATTCGCGAGGAGGAACAACCTCTGGGATCGGGCGAACAGCTTCAGCTGGTTGTTCTGGCCCTGGCGAACTTGTTCCAACTGCTGGTTTCGTATTCCTCTCAACTGCCGGGGTATCGGATGGTAGTTGTTCCGACTCTTTCTGCTTCCCTTCCTCAGCCGTGGTGAACCTCCTCTTCTCCGGCTAGGAAAGTTGTTTTCCGCTCCTCAGTTGAACTACATTGCACTCCTTAGGATTTTTGTCTGTTTTACCAGGTAGAGTCCCTTACTGCCTCTTGATGCTCTCAGCAGTCTGAGCTATCTGAATGTCCATCTGTCTCATATGGCTCGCGACATTATCGTACTTGGTGCTCAAATCTCCGAACATATGGTTCATTCTGGTATTGATCTCGGTAGTAACCTGGTTTAGAGCTTTCCCTTGGAGTTGTTGTCCTTGGAGCAGCTGCTGCAACATGACCTTTGTCTCATCTTGCGGAGCAACGATAGGAGCGGAGGTAGCTGGTTGAGGGTTCTGGTGTTTCTGCAACTGGGGTGTGGTGTTCTGCGGTTGGCTTAGAACATAAGCCCGGGGTTGGTAGTTCTTTTGATACCCCGGCATACTGACACGGTTACTCTGCGCATGATCAGTTGGTTTATCTTGCTTAGGGCAGAAAAGCTGTTGGTTGTTCTGCACGTTAGGGTTTGGGTGGTAGTTTTTGAGCTGCCATCCTTGCCCATTCACGTAGCTCACCTCTTGCTGATCGTCCCCTGATAATTCAGCTTTAAACGCCAGGTCACCGACACTCTTCTCAGGAGTTGCTTCTTCCATTATGAACACTTGGTTTTGGTTTCCCTTAAGCAGTTGGTCCACATTCGCTGCGAGATCATCTATGATGTTCACACTCTTCGAGCGGtcatgctccttgttcttgttCAGTGAACTTGatgccatgttctcaatcaacGCAAACACACCAGgtgtggtttgagtcatgaagtctccattacTAGAAGAGTCAAGGGTGTTTCGGAACTCATAACTCACTCCATCGTAGAACACCTCTAATATATAATCATCATCAAACCCATGGTGTGGGCACTCTCTCTGGTATTCCTTATACCTTTCCCAAGCTTCATGAAAAGGTTCATCAGACTTCTGCTTGAAGTTGGAGATTATGTACCGTAGAGCCGCGATTTTGGACTTTGTGTAGAAGTGGCTCAGGAATGCTGATCGAACCTGGTCCCATGAGGTGAGAGAACTGTTTGGGAAAGATTGCAACCAGCGAGAAGCTTTCCcttcaagagagaatgggaacaaCGTGCATTTGACATAATCTGGTGGTACTCCATTAGAGCGAGAGAAATTGCAGATCCTCTCAAAGGCCTCTATGTGGTCCATTGGAATGTCTGAAGTGAGGCCGCTGAACGTGCTCTTCTGTACCAGACCTATCCGTGCTGGTTTGATCTCATAATCTTGTCGAGTACAGGGTGGAGGGTTGATGGGGGAGCGGTTAGTAGCGAAGTTCCGCAGAAGGTTTTCCTCCCCAATAAAAGCACCACGCTCTTCTCGCGCGGCGTTCACGCCTGCTTGTTTCTGAGCAGCTTGTTGATGATtttggatggtctgctgcatcTGCAACATCTGCTGTTGCTGAGTCTGCATTTGTTGTTGAATGAGTGCCAATGCAGCAGTGAGTTCATCCATAATGCCGTAATCACCCATGTTGGTGTCGGTTGTTCTTGGCTGTTGACGGTTCTGTCTTTCTAATCTTGCGTGTTCGTCGTTGGTCAATTGATGTAGTGGTCCTTGTgcgttgctccgagtatgtctactggtcatgcacttggatcatctgttccaacaaagaaataaagcaagttagatatctcagactaaatattaaaccaaaaataaaggtaaaagctTAGTCCCCGTCtcaacggcgccaaaacttgatacactaaaaatgaatccttgctactgtcaagttaacagtggtaattgtaatatttgagattcaatccagaggatcagtttactctttactcttatgagttcaataatAAGCTGAGAAAAAAAGTGgggttttgaaaattaattggGACGCAAATAACTAGAATACCAAGATgattcaaattcgatttaaatgaaGCCGGCTTAGGGTTATTAATCGGGTGTCAATGCAAAACTGAACAACTATTCGAGAGCAATGAGGTGCAGTCTAGAACTCAGATCACTCGGctagaacaatccactatcGTGGTCTTGCTCCCTTTGCAGATCGGTCTTGAATCCTAAGTTctcacttggaacaagacgTGATAACAAGCCTTAGAGACGAGATctgattagttcacttaataccctaatatctactctcctTGATTAAGGATACAAAGTtcattcaatatatgtcaatttatctcctaagcggttagctaggtgattaaatcagaaatcaaacattaagtgatcaattcaatgtaagcagtaagaacaatatgaatgaagaacagttaagatcacttatttgtgttcagttcatgcggctaacaccctacaaccctaagcaagcttagcctactactcaatcataaagcagGATGACACATACAtggtttctgaataatactgcatataaaataaagtagaaagacaagggttcaggatgatcttctcgtgaggatgaagccttctcccttacaagttgcttaATCCAAAGAAAATAGTTCTAGGTCTCTTGCAAAAACTAGTGTCCTAAAAAGAAATGATAGTCTAGgcctttttatatggaggcgctggtggtaaagagataagagagagtggAATCTAGTGCAAACTCCCGGAATAAGAATTTTCCTTAAAGATCGGAAACAGTCAGACGCTTGTTCTCTTCGGGAACAACCTTCGGGTTGTTCTAGATGGTTGTTCCGCATCGAATCCTTCAAAAAGACATTTGACTTCCTGAATCTCTTTTCTTTGctctttcacctgctccaaacctggaatgatatcaattaaacatgaattaggactgagaattAGCTCAAAGCATACATATAATGGTATtcaaacaccatatatcaacgACAAGTCCAACAATTCCTTGGTGTAATCAATTATGTTAGTGACTTTATCCCGCAACTTTCGAAACTGACAAGACCGCTACTGAAGATGCTGACAAAGAATCCTCCACAATGGACAAAACGACAAACCGAAGCTATCAGAAGCCTAAAAATAGAGGTGCAGAAGCTACCGCCTTTAAAGATTCCCTCTCCTGGAACACGCATTTTACAGACTGGCGCGAGTGACAAATATTGGGGAGCCATTTTATTTGAAGAAATAAATGGAAAACGTCAAATCTGCGGATATAAAAGCAGACGCTTTAAAGATTCTGAAATGCATTATCACACTACGTTCAAAGAAATTCTGGCCGTCAAGATAGCTATCGAGAAGTTCGGGTTCTATCTGATAGGACATCGATTTCGCATCGAAATGGACATGTCATCTTTCCCAAAGATGTTACAATTCAAACAGAAGATGGTCCTACATCAATAATTATTACGAAGGAGCGAATGGTTCTCAAAGTACGATTTCGAGTCCGTCTATTTAAAGGGCTCGAAGAACACTCTCGCAGACATGCTCAATAGAAATCCAgtaaaagaaatacaaataatGGAGAGCTCCTCAGCAAGAAGCCATAATCGTCTTATTTCACGTCCTAACGGTGGTTGAGCTAAGCAAGAGTAGTGCCATATTGCTCCCAATACTTGGAAATTGTCATACCCTCGCACGTCAATAAGATAATGTCAATACGACGATCCGTTTGTTTGTTGCTTGGCATAATGGTATCAGATCCTAATTCCCAGACTTGCGTTATGATAGATAAAATCCTCGTTTATCATTGATTGTTTTAAGAATTCTGGAAAACAACCTCTCGTAATGTTCAAACCCTACATCCATTGATTCTCAGTTCGCAATTTCCACTTTCCCTAGAAGTAAAAGTCGTTCTTCCTCTTCAAAAATAGATTCCCTATACGAAA contains these protein-coding regions:
- the LOC106393494 gene encoding uncharacterized protein LOC106393494 yields the protein MGDYGIMDELTAALALIQQQMQTQQQQMLQMQQTIQNHQQAAQKQAGVNAAREERGAFIGEENLLRNFATNRSPINPPPCTRQDYEIKPARIGLVQKSTFSGLTSDIPMDHIEAFERICNFSRSNGVPPDYVKCTLFPFSLEGKASRWLQSFPNSSLTSWDQVRSAFLSHFYTKSKIAALRYIISNFKQKSDEPFHEAWERYKEYQRECPHHGFDDDYILEVFYDGVSYEFRNTLDSSSNGDFMTQTTPGVFALIENMASSSLNKNKEHDRSKSVNIIDDLAANVDQLLKGNQNQVFIMEEATPEKSVGDLAFKAELSGDDQQEVSYVNGQGWQLKNYHPNPNVQNNQQLFCPKQDKPTDHAQSNRVSMPGYQKNYQPRAYVLSQPQNTTPQLQKHQNPQPATSAPIVAPQDETKVMLQQLLQGQQLQGKALNQPEKRRFTTAEEGKQKESEQLPSDTPAVERNTKPAVGTSSPGPEQPAEAVRPIPEVVPPREYIFKVFYPVPTKATRKDREEMKCRKMLEDLTVQLPLMDAIQMMPSMCSFTMGLISGKISEESEFMTVSKECSAVLQNRQIKKQGDPGKFVHSIQIGKTVLRAPWLILDPA